One window of Papaver somniferum cultivar HN1 chromosome 9, ASM357369v1, whole genome shotgun sequence genomic DNA carries:
- the LOC113311671 gene encoding uncharacterized protein LOC113311671, translating to MKTHLGTCPQNPNKKQKGQKNLMFPPPRPGQSSQLVAVSYDKDMCRRRLAEFVIIDELPFKIVEGEGFRRYSEQLEPRFKVPSRMTIYRDLLIIYKDEKEKLKKYFKERSYWSGYWENA from the exons ATGAAGACACATTTAGGCACATGCCCTCAGAATCCCAACAAGAAGCAGAAGGGTCAGAAGAATTTGATGTTTCCACCTCCAAGACCAGGACAGTCATCACAACTGGTTGCTGTAAGTTATGACAAGGATATGTGTAGAAGAAGATTGGCTGAGTTTGTCATCATAGATGAACTTCCATTTAAAATTGTagaaggagaagggtttagaAGATACAGTGAACAGTTGGAGCCTAGATTCAAGGTGCCAAGCAGGATGACAATTTACAGAGATCTTTTAATCATCTACAAAGATgagaaagagaagttgaagaaatacTTCAAGGAAA GGTCATACTGGAGTGGATATTGGGAAAATGCTTGA